Genomic window (Tetrapisispora phaffii CBS 4417 chromosome 15, complete genome):
TTCTCTGCAGATTATACatattgtaaaataatGTATTTTCATCGTTCATTAACGTTTTTTTAAAtccattttcttttatctcATTGTtctcaaataaatatatatagtcaTTGTcattaatttgattaagATCATGCGTCAATATAATagttgttttattttgacGAACTTTAGATATGTTTctcattaaaatttcacGTTGCATGATATCTAAAGCTGAAACAGCTTCATCTAGAATCAATATATCAGTATCTCTTAAAAATGCACGCGCAAGTGCCACTCTTTGTTGCTGACCACCACTTAATGTTATGCCATCAGTGCCAAGTCTTGTTTCAATTCCATCAGGTAGCGATGAGATTACAGAGTCTAAACAAGCAAGTGAGCAAATAGATGACAATAATCCGTCGTTGATAGTCTGAGAAGTGTACTTGCTACCaagtaaaatattgtttttcaatGTGTCATTAAACAACGTACACCTTTGCTCCACTAAGGTAATATTTTGTAACAGCTCATCGATAGGTACACTGCGTATATCTTTATCGCCTACGATTATATTACCTTTATAATcttcataaaatttcattatcagGTTAGTTATAGTTGATTTACCTGAACCAGATTTACCAACAATGAAAGTAGTTCTAGCAgactttatttttaatgaaacaTTCTTCAAAACATTTTCAGTAGGTCTGCTTGGGTATGCAAAGGTTAAATTATCTATCGATATGTCAACATGAGAGTAAACCAATCCACTACTAGTTAACGTCTTGCTTGGTAATTCTGGACTCtcattaatgaatttttggATTTTTGCTAAAGCAACTTGTCCTTTCTGAATGAAAATGACATGATGCAATGTAGTATTTAGAATCGAACCCAACATAAGGCAAGAATAAAAGCATGTAATGACGtctgaaatatttaattttccCTTTCTGATCATTGTTGAACCAAACCAAAATCCTTGAACAAACATAGATAATGTTAGAAACCTCAATATACCGATATTGGCTGCTGTGAATAATGACGTTCTGATAAAATAGTCATTACATTTGGATACTAGTGtctcaaatttttttatctcTTTTGACTGTGTGCATGACAACTTGACGGTTTGCGATGAATCCATTGTCCACATCAGTAAATCGGCAGCTGCTGCAGTCTCTTTATTCTCAAAGGATGCATATTTCTGAATAAATCTCGAAAAGCATGCTGCACatacaataataaatgGCGACGTACATAGAATAATTAGCGTCAGCTGCCATGAGTAATAGAAGGAAACGCAAATCAAAGCGATGATAGCCACACAGTTCTGATATGTCACAGCCGACGCTTCTGCGGAACCCGATCTTAATTCTTCCATACATCTGTTCAGCTGCGTGAAGTCACCAGCCAAATTCTCCTTGAGATCATACCATTCCATTGGTTTCTCCAGGTATTCTTCCAATAACTTGGATCTTACTCTAAAACCCTGTCTTTCCCCTAAAGCCATCCAACTTGAAATGGACATCCACATGCTAGGAATGCCGGCAGCACCCAGAGCTAAAATGGCCATCGACTTCAATGTCAATTGATGTTGTAGGTAACCAATACCATACTCTTCGGCTTTCGTAAACTTACTCAGAAGTTCAAACACCCTACCAGTCAAAATTGACGTTATTGCCGGTACCAGACCATTTGCAATAGTGGATAGCGCCAAGAACGCTAACAACAAAAAATCTTTTCTAAGACTGACATACATATACAAATGTTCAAACTTCATTGTCCTGTACTTTCATAAATCGTTTGGTGTCTTAATTGTTGTCATACTGTAAAACCAAATTGAACAAGAGCTTGTCATTTCCATTTCACAATGCAAAACTGATGctcatttatatatattggaATCTGCACCGGATGCAAGCAACAGAGACAGACCGTCATCTATGCAACAAATAACCTCCTCCTTGCATGCATTGGTCAACTGTACCACTTAAATCTGAAACATCAAGGGTATCTCTTGTGACATCTCATCGTCCTACTAACGAGGTTTCACAATTCAGCATGTAAATTTCCTAATTAGGAAATTTACATGCGAATGAGCAGCAGAAGCAGTGCAACCTCAGACAGAACAGATCTTCGAAGAAAAGCTGAGCATTTGGACTGAAAAGAGTACGTTTGCTGGACTCTTCCTGGAAGTATACTTAGCGGTCATCTTGCCTCGATGCATGTCAGCAGTTGAGCTCAAAGCAGCCGGCTTCTACACCGTCAATTGCCCATTGTCCAGTCTTGCCAGAATTGCAGAACTTCACGGGCTCATTAATATCTAGTTGGGAACTTTTGATGCTACTAATGGACGCCGTACATGGCCCACATGTTTGCTTGCAGCATTCATTTTTGGAGAGAGCATACCAGTGCTGTCTTGTCCTTAAGCTTCGAAGAGTCGGAGGATTTGGGGATTTCGACGTATCTTAAAATGTGAAACCCGAAATGCACAAAATGTTCGAGACCATCATCCACAAGTGTACTTTTAAGTTTATAGCAAATACATATGCATATATGAGTGGATGTGGTGTGTGGCCGAGGGGGACAAGCAGCCGTTGCCATGTCACATAAAGCCTCGAAGTTCCTGCTCAAGACGACCAATGCTCCCAGATATGCGTACCGACATCTACTGGAACCCATGGCCAGGACCACCGATGCCTCTTTCCTGGGCTTACAGCGCAGCACAAGGGCGAGCAAGTACCACGAGTGTCTGCGTCATTCCGATCTCGTGGTGATGGTGAACTGGGTGCAGACAGATCTGGTGTTCAACCAGCCATACTATTGGAAGATGTTTGCCAAGAAACTAGAGGATGGAGTGTTCCACCATGAGCCCGTCGATTCGAAGCTGTACAACGAGTTGTTCGGAATCCCAGATGCAGACCCGTCGAGCAACAAGACAGACGTCAGGATATGGACTCAAGACAAGCTGAACCTGCAGACGTTGAACCACCTGCTAGAGATGGTCAGGCGAGACGACAGCAAATTTTCCATCAGCAGCATTGGAATCAACGTGAACGCAAAGGAGCACGAGATGAACGCCGCAACGTACATCCAGCACCTAGTGAGGGAGTCGACTGAGAAGTACAATAACATAAACTACGAGAAATTGCTACAGATAGCAAGAGAGCAGAGAACCACCCCCACGTCTCACGAACGAATATTCAAAGACCTACTACTGAACCTGGCGGACCTAGAGCTCACCAGGACAAGCCTCGCAAAGGACAAACGATGGATCTTCTTCACAGCACCGGTACCCTAGCCACCGTGGCCACCCATTCCCACCCTGGCAACCAACCATCCCACATATATAGCTACATATTCCTACATACATGTACATGCCCACTACTGCAAGGGCCCATCGAATATAGAGAATCACGTGCACGCCCCAACGTCCCAACGCCCATTTGAAAAGTTGCTGGGCCTTCGATATAAG
Coding sequences:
- the CBT1 gene encoding Cbt1p (similar to Saccharomyces cerevisiae CBT1 (YKL208W); ancestral locus Anc_1.525), with protein sequence MSHKASKFLLKTTNAPRYAYRHLLEPMARTTDASFLGLQRSTRASKYHECLRHSDLVVMVNWVQTDLVFNQPYYWKMFAKKLEDGVFHHEPVDSKLYNELFGIPDADPSSNKTDVRIWTQDKLNLQTLNHLLEMVRRDDSKFSISSIGINVNAKEHEMNAATYIQHLVRESTEKYNNINYEKLLQIAREQRTTPTSHERIFKDLLLNLADLELTRTSLAKDKRWIFFTAPVP